GCCCTGGAGACACTGCTGCCGTGGTGCGAGACACGGGGCGTGGGGTTCCTCGCCGCGATGCCTCTGGGCAACGGCTTCCTCACGGGCACGCTGACGCCCGGGCAGGGCTTCGAGCCGGACGACCTGCGGGCCCGGCATCCCCGGTTCACCGCGGAGATGATGGCGGCCAACCAGCCGATCGTGGCGGGCCTGCGCCGGATCGCCGCGCGGCACGGGGAAGCGGTGACTCCGGCGCAGGTGGCGCTGGCGTGGGTGCTGGGGCGCGGGCGGCACGTGGTGCCGGTGCCGGGTGCCAAGCGGGAGCGCTGGGCGGCGCAGAACGCGGAGGCTGCGGAGCTGCGGCTCACTGACCGTGACTTGGCGGAGATCAGGGAGCTGCCGCGGGCTCGGGGGTCTTGGGACTGAGGCTCGGGGTGCTTTTTTTGGGGGCTGTGCGAGCGGCGGGCGGGAGCGGGTTGGTCCGAACGCGTCGGGGTTGATCGGGAACCTGCGGGGTGGCTGCGGTGTATGAACAGTAGAACCGCAGCGCAGAACAGCAGCCCAGTCCGCAGCGTCGAGGGGATCCGATCGTGCGACGTCCAGGTGTGCAGCCCGTGTTGGCCGTGTTGGCCTGCGCCTCGATCCTTTTCACGGCGGGGTGTTCCTCGGGCGACGACGGCTCGTCGGACACCCGGCACAGCGCCTCCCCCGGCTCGTCCGAACCGGGCACGTCCGCTTCCGGGGGCGCGGGGGGCGGCAACGCTCCGGCGGAGGGCTCGGTGAAGGTGGTGCGCACGGTCGCCGAGGGCCTGAATTCCCCCTGGGGTCTGGCCCCGCTGCCGGGCGGCGGTGGCCTGCTGGTGTCCTCTCGGGACGAGGCGACGATCACGCGGGTCGATACGCAGACCGGCAAGAAGACCGAGGTCGGCACCGTGCCCGGAGTGGTCCCCGGCGGCGAGGGCGGACTGCTCGGCCTGGCCCTCTCCCCGTCGTTCGCCTCCGACCACTGGCTCTACGCGTACTTCACCGCGAAGTCCGACAACCGCATCGTGCGGATGAGGTACGACGCGAAGAAGCCGCCCGGCGATCAACTGGGCGCGCCCGAGACGGTGTTCACGGGCATCCCGAAGGGCTCGAACCACAACGGCGGGCGCATTGCGTTCGGCCCGGACAAGCTGCTCTACGTGGGCACGGGCGAGACTTATGTGAAGAAGTACGCCCAGGACAAGAAGTCCCCGGGCGGCAAGATCCTCCGGATGACCCCGGACGGCAAACCGGCGCCAGGAAACCCCTTCGGTGACTCCGTGGTCTATACGTACGGTCACCGCAACGTGCAGGGGCTCGCCTGGGACAAGGACAAGCGGCTGTGGGCGTCGGAGTTCGGCCAGGACACGTGGGACGAGCTCAACCTGATCGTGCCGGGTGACAACTACGGCTGGCCCGATGTGGAGGGCAAGAGCGGCAAATCCGGGTTCCACGATCCGGTGGCCGTGTGGCACACGTCCGAGGCTTCTCCGAGCGGCATCGCCTACGCGGAGGGCTCGGTCTGGATGGCGGGCCTGAGAGGCGAGCGGCTGTGGCGGATCCCTCTGAAGGGGGCGCGGGTGGCGGCCGAGCCACAGTCCTTCCTCATCGACGACGCGACCGAGCAGGGCAAGTACGGGAGGCTGCGGACGGTGGTCGCCGCGGGCGGGAACAAGCTGTGGCTGATGACGAGCAACACGGACTCGAGAGGCACGCCACGCAAGGGCGACGACCGGATTCTGGAGCTGGAGGTGTCCTGAGGGGGCCGGTCCTTGGCAGGGCGGGAGCGGTAGCGCTCAGGTCTCGTCGTCGGAGGGGGCGGTGGGGTCGGGGTCGTGCGCGGAGTCGTGACCCGGGTCGCGGCCGGGGTCGGTCGTTGGGGTCGCGCTCGCCCCGGGGGCCGACTCGGGCGGCTCCGTCGCCGCTGTCTCCGGTCCCTCCGTCGGGTCCGGTGGGGTCTGGTTGGGGACGCGGACCAGCACCTTGCCGGAGGTGAGGTCTATGGGGCCGCGGCCCGGGTCGCCGTCGTTGAGGTCGACGCGGGTCAGCTCCAGCCGCTTGCGTTCCTCGTCGGTGTGCTTGCGGCCGGGCGAGAACAGCTCCTCGAACATGTTGAACACGGCGCCTCCGGGTGGCCGAAACCTCATTCCAGCGTACGACAGCGCGAATTTTCACCCTGCGTGATCAGCCCGTCGGCGCGAACAGCCTCAGGCGGTGGGCCACGGCGGCTGCCTCACCGCGGCCGGCCACGCCGAGCTTGGCCAGGATGTTGGAGACATGAACGCTCGCCGTCTTCGGGGAGATGAAGAGCTCCTCGGCGATCTGGCGGTTGCTGCGTCCGGCGGCGACGAGGCGCAGGACGTCGCGTTCGCGGCTGGTCAGGCCGAGTTCCTCGGCGGGATCGGCGGGCATCTGGGGGCGTGGTGCGGCGGGGTTCAGGGTGAGGCGGGCACGCTGCGCGAGCAGGGCGACCGATTCCGTGAGCGGGCGCGCCCCGAGGTGGTCGGCGACGGCTCCGGCGAGCCGCAGCAGTTCCGTGGCCCGCTCCCGCTCGTCGTCGAACGTGGCGGCGGCCGCGAGGAGGGACTCCGCGGCGCGGAAGCGGACGCGGGCGAGGTCGTAGGGGCGGTCGAGCGACTCGAAGGTGGTGAGGGGATGGGACCAGTCGTCAGGGGTGTCGCGGCCTTCGGCGCGCAGGAGTTCGGCGCGGAGCCACTGTTCGTGGGCGAGCCACACGGGCATGGGGGTGGCCAGGCGCTTGGCGGCCGTGCGGATGCGGTCGACGGCTGCGGCGCGTCCGGGCTCCGCGGCCGGCAGGCCCCGCGCGTCGGCCTCGGCGACGGCGGCCGAGACGAGGAGGGTCCAGGCGTAGCGCTGGTTGCTCGGCGGGACGCCCTCGGCGACGACGCGGGCGAGTTCGGCGCGGGCGTCGAGGAGCCCCTGGGTGCCGCCGGCGGCCGCCGCGATGCCCACGGCGAGGGCGGACAGGGGCAGGGTGTACTGGGGCATCGTGTCGTGAGTGCCGTAGTGGGCGCGGGCGGTGGCGAGCTGGGCGGCCGCCTCGGCGTGGTCGCCGCGGGCGAGAGCGACGGCCGCGAGGCGGGTGGCCGCCGTGCCGCGTGGCTTGGCGCTCAGAGCGGAGGACCGCAGTGCCGTGTCGACGGCGACTTCGGCCTCGGTCCAGCGGCCCAGGGAGGTGAGGGACTCGGCCATGTTGGTCAGGACCCAGCCCTCCGTGTCGAGGAGCCCGTACCGGCGGCACAGGTCCATGCCTGACTCGGCAACGGTCACGGACTCGAGGGAGCGGCCCGCGCCCTCCAGGACGGAGGCGAGATTGATGTGGACGCGGCCGACCTGCGGGACGAGGCCGATCTCGACGACCCGGTCGCGGACGGCGTACATCTCGGCGAAGCCGCGGTCGATCTCGCCCGCGTCGACGAGGAGGCCGCCGAGAGTGAGTCTGGCGTTCAGCTCGATGTCCTCGGCCTTGACCATGCGGGCGTATTCGACGGCCCGTTCGGCGGCGGCCAGGGTCTCCTCGCCGGGGTTGTGGAGCATGCCCCAGGAGGCGACGTTGGTGAGGACCTCGGCGTGCACCTCGGACGGCGGCAGTCCGCGTACGAGTTCCTGGGCGGTGGCGATCTCGGCCCAGCCGTCGCCGCGGCCGAGGGACGAGACGAGACGAGAGCGCTGGATCCAGAACCAGGCGGCGCGCAGGGGGTCCTTCTCGTCGTCGGCGTCGTCGATGAGGCGCAGGGCGCGTTTGATGATTTTCAGGGCGCGATCGCGTTCGCCGCACAGGCGGCCCGCGACGGCGGCCTCGGCCATCAGGTCGAGATAGCGCAGGGGCGTAGTGGCGGGGTCGCAGCCGCAGGGCGGATAGACCTCGGTGTAGTCGACGGGGCGCAGTGCGGCGCGGATGTCCTCGGGGGCCTCGTCCCAGAGGTTCATCGCCCGTTCCAGGAGCCGCAGTTGCTCGGAGTAGGCGTGCCGGCGGCGAGCCTCGACGGACGCGTCGAGGACGGCGGGCAGTGCCTTGGCCGGGTCGTGGGCGTGGTACCAGTAGCTCGCGAGGCGCGTGACGCGTTCGTCGGCGCGGACGAGCGAGGGGTCGGCCTCGAGCGCCTCGGCGTAGCGGCGGCTGAGGCGGGAGCGTTCGCCGGGCAGCAGGTCGTCGCCGACGGCCTCGCGGACCAGGGAGTGGCGGAAGCGGTAGCCGTCCCCGTCGGGGGTGGCGAGCAGGATGTTGGCGCCGACGGCGGCGCGCAGAGCCTCGATCAGTTCGTCCTCGCCGAGCCGGGCGACGGCGGCGAGCAGCGCGTACTCGACGGTGGAGCCGCCCTCGGCGACGATCCTGGCCACGCGCTGGGCGTCGTCGGGAAGGCTCTCGACGCGGACGAGGAGCACGTCGCGCAGCGTCTCGGACAGGCCGGTGCAGCTGCCCCCGCTGGTGGCGACGGCCAGTTCCTCGACGAAGAACGCGTTGCCGTCGGAGCGCTCGAAGATGTCGTCGACCTGGGCCTGTTCGGGCTCGGCCGCGAAGATCCCGGCGATCTGGCGGGACACCTCGTCGCGACTGAAGCGGTCGAGTTCGAGGCGGGTGACGGTGCGCAGGCGGTCGAGTTCGGCGAGGAGCGGGCGCAGGGGGTGACGGCGGTGGATGTCGTCGGCGCGGTAGGTGGCCACGATGACTAGGCGGCCGCTGCGCAGCGTACGGAAGAGATAGGAGAGGAGGTGGCGGGTGGAAGCGTCGGCCCAGTGGAGGTCCTCCAGGATGACGAGGACGGTGCGGTCGGCGGCGACGCGCTCCAGGAGACGGGCCGTCAGCTCGAAGAGCCGGGCCATGCTCTGCTCGTCGTGGCGTCCGTCGCGTCCGGTCGGCGCCGGGGAGAGTTCGGGCAGGAGCCGCGCGAGTTCGGTCTCCTGTCCGGCGGCCGCAGCGACGAACTCCTCGGGCAGCAGCCGGCGCAGGGCCCGCAGAGCGGTAGAGAAGGGGGCGAACGGAAGCCCATCCGCACCGATTTCGACGCAGCCGCCGAGCGCGACGACGGCGCCCTCGCGGCGTGCGGCGAGCGCGAACTCCTCGACGAGACGGGTCTTGCCGACCCCCGCCTCCCCGCCGAGCAGCATGGCCTGCGGCTCCCCCGTGGTGGCACGGGCGAACGCCTTGTTGAGTACGCCCAGTTCGCCGGCGCGGCCGACGAACACCGGGCTGACGCACCTGGTCTCCACAGGGGGGAGCATCGCACAGGGGTCCGACGCAGCGGCACCCGTTATCGCCGAGGGCAGAGTCGGGCGCGGGTCAACGACCTCGATATGCCTGTCGGCCGCGTTGAAGGTGGAGGTGAAGTGGAAAGGGAGGACCACACCCGTGTGGCCCTCCCCCTGCTCTGCCGTCATCGTCAGGCCGCGCGTGCGAAACGGGAGCGGCGTGAGCGCGGACTGTTCACCCGCCCCTCCGTGTCCTGGCCGGAAGAGGCGGCGCGGCGCTCCGCGCGCCGGTTGCGCCGGGCTTCGCGGGCCTCGCGGACCAGGCGGTTGTGCTCGGCCTGGCGGACCAGTTCGGCGGCGCGGATCTGGTGGATCTCGTACTCGTACATCTGGTGCTCCCTGGTGGCGAGTGGGTTTCGGCTTCGCTTTCTGCGATGCCT
The DNA window shown above is from Streptomyces sp. NBC_01445 and carries:
- a CDS encoding PQQ-dependent sugar dehydrogenase — translated: MQPVLAVLACASILFTAGCSSGDDGSSDTRHSASPGSSEPGTSASGGAGGGNAPAEGSVKVVRTVAEGLNSPWGLAPLPGGGGLLVSSRDEATITRVDTQTGKKTEVGTVPGVVPGGEGGLLGLALSPSFASDHWLYAYFTAKSDNRIVRMRYDAKKPPGDQLGAPETVFTGIPKGSNHNGGRIAFGPDKLLYVGTGETYVKKYAQDKKSPGGKILRMTPDGKPAPGNPFGDSVVYTYGHRNVQGLAWDKDKRLWASEFGQDTWDELNLIVPGDNYGWPDVEGKSGKSGFHDPVAVWHTSEASPSGIAYAEGSVWMAGLRGERLWRIPLKGARVAAEPQSFLIDDATEQGKYGRLRTVVAAGGNKLWLMTSNTDSRGTPRKGDDRILELEVS
- a CDS encoding DUF6191 domain-containing protein, coding for MFEELFSPGRKHTDEERKRLELTRVDLNDGDPGRGPIDLTSGKVLVRVPNQTPPDPTEGPETAATEPPESAPGASATPTTDPGRDPGHDSAHDPDPTAPSDDET
- a CDS encoding helix-turn-helix transcriptional regulator is translated as MLPPVETRCVSPVFVGRAGELGVLNKAFARATTGEPQAMLLGGEAGVGKTRLVEEFALAARREGAVVALGGCVEIGADGLPFAPFSTALRALRRLLPEEFVAAAAGQETELARLLPELSPAPTGRDGRHDEQSMARLFELTARLLERVAADRTVLVILEDLHWADASTRHLLSYLFRTLRSGRLVIVATYRADDIHRRHPLRPLLAELDRLRTVTRLELDRFSRDEVSRQIAGIFAAEPEQAQVDDIFERSDGNAFFVEELAVATSGGSCTGLSETLRDVLLVRVESLPDDAQRVARIVAEGGSTVEYALLAAVARLGEDELIEALRAAVGANILLATPDGDGYRFRHSLVREAVGDDLLPGERSRLSRRYAEALEADPSLVRADERVTRLASYWYHAHDPAKALPAVLDASVEARRRHAYSEQLRLLERAMNLWDEAPEDIRAALRPVDYTEVYPPCGCDPATTPLRYLDLMAEAAVAGRLCGERDRALKIIKRALRLIDDADDEKDPLRAAWFWIQRSRLVSSLGRGDGWAEIATAQELVRGLPPSEVHAEVLTNVASWGMLHNPGEETLAAAERAVEYARMVKAEDIELNARLTLGGLLVDAGEIDRGFAEMYAVRDRVVEIGLVPQVGRVHINLASVLEGAGRSLESVTVAESGMDLCRRYGLLDTEGWVLTNMAESLTSLGRWTEAEVAVDTALRSSALSAKPRGTAATRLAAVALARGDHAEAAAQLATARAHYGTHDTMPQYTLPLSALAVGIAAAAGGTQGLLDARAELARVVAEGVPPSNQRYAWTLLVSAAVAEADARGLPAAEPGRAAAVDRIRTAAKRLATPMPVWLAHEQWLRAELLRAEGRDTPDDWSHPLTTFESLDRPYDLARVRFRAAESLLAAAATFDDERERATELLRLAGAVADHLGARPLTESVALLAQRARLTLNPAAPRPQMPADPAEELGLTSRERDVLRLVAAGRSNRQIAEELFISPKTASVHVSNILAKLGVAGRGEAAAVAHRLRLFAPTG